The Maridesulfovibrio hydrothermalis AM13 = DSM 14728 DNA window TCAGTAAGGACTTCCTTGACAATCATTTCGACTTTGCACAGGGGGCAGGTCGGCATGGATTCTCCAGGAAAGTAAACAATACGGGTTTCCCTGCATTTGGGACAGATTACCTCGACGGCTTCCTGTCTTTCTGTTTTGGTCTTTTTTTTCATCGTATATTGCCCCTTTTAAAAAATAATTTGTAAATGTACCGTTTTTGTGAATAAAGTTCAAGAAATCATTTTTTTTACAAACATAATAATGCTCAAGGTACAGTATTGTCTATGTAAACCCTTATTGACATGGTTCGCGAATTATATAATTTTCATCTTTGTTATTTAAGGGTGTTTTAACTTTTTTTGGAGGAATATTATGTTGAAAAAGATTGTCGTCGTCTTGATGCTTTCATTATTTGTAGCTTTACCTGCTTTTGCCGGCAGTAAAGCTCCCGTAATTACAATTGCTTCTGACTGCACATGGCCCCCTATGGAGTTTGTTAATAAAGATAAACAGGTAGTTGGTTTTTCTGTTGATCTTATGAAAGCTTGTGCAAAGGCTGCCGGTTATGAAGTAAAGATCAAGAACGTTGCATGGGACGGCATCTTTGCCGGACTTGCCGGCGGAAGGTACGATGCAATCTGTTCCTCCGTTACTATTAATGAAAAACGTAAAAAAATTATGGACTTCTCTGTTCCTTATTTTGAAGTTCAGCAGTCTGTAGTTACTAATAAAGATTCCGATGCAAAAACTCTTTCCGACTTGAAAGGCCGTAATGTTGGTGCTCAGATCGGTACAACCGGATATTTTGCTATTAAAGGCGCAGAAGGTGTTACCCCGAAGTCTTATGATGAAATCGGTCTTGCTATAGAAGATCTTTACAACGGCCGTCTTGCCGCGGTTGTTTGTGATGACCCTATCGCAGCTGACTTTGCTTTGCAGCAGGAAGATTACTCAAAGAGACTCAAGATTGCTTTTGTTGTTAAAAGCGATAAAGCCGAGTACCTCGGCGTTGCTGTAAAAAAAGGCAATACTGAAATTATTAATCTCATCAACAAGGGTCTCGCTGCTGTTAGAGCTGACGGCACTTATGATAAAATTAAAGCTAAGTGGTTCGGTAGCAACTAGCTCCATGAACCAGCAGGCTTGATTAACAAGTTCGGGCCGGGATCGGGCAAAATAGACCGATCCCGGCCTTCTCATGCAAGCCGGGTAAATAAAGTATGACAGATAAACAAATCAAAATTGAAGTTACTGACGGGGCCAGTATTCCCGACAGCGAAGACCGGGGAATTTTCAATGCATGGTGGGTCTCCTTCATCGGTGCGGTAGGAACCATTGCCTATCTGGTTATCACAAAGCCTGAGCCGTATAGAGAGATTTTAATGTTTGTGCCGGATGGAATTTTAGTGACTTTTGAGGTTACTATCTGTTCTATTCTGGGGGCTTTGGTGATTGGCCTTTTTGCCGGACTGGGAAGAATTTCGAGCAACTCACTGATTAATCTCATTGCGTCAACTTATATTGAGATTGTCAGGGGTATTCCGCTTCTCGTTCAACTTTTTTACATTTACTATGCAATGGGCAGGGTGTTTCAGGTTCCCGATATGCTTTCGGCTATTATTGCCATGAGCGTATGTTACGGAGCATATATGGGTGAAGTGTTCCGGGCCGGTATTGAGTCGATTGACCCCGGCCAGACCGAGGCGGCAAGGTCGCTTGGATTTAACAAAAATGAGACTATGTTTCTTGTTATTTTGCCTCAGGCATGGAGAACTATCCTGCCGCCGGTCGGGAATGAATTTATTGCGCTTTTAAAAGATTCTTCTCTTGTTTCCATTCTGGCTGTAGCTGATATCTTAAGGCGCGGTCGTGAATTTGCCGCTGAAAGTTTTCAGTATTTTGAAACTTACACAATGATCGCTCTTTTGTACCTTTTGATCACACTGATCCTTTCAAAGGGCGTAAGCCACATGGAAGAGAGGTTGAACCATTATGACCGCTAGTCCCATTATCGAAATTAAAAATGTCTACAAGTTTTTCGGTGATCTGGCTGCACTGAGTGATGTGTCTCTGGATATAAAACCCGGTGAAAAAGTTGTAATCATCGGTCCTTCTGGGTCCGGTAAAAGTACACTTCTGCGCTCTATCAACCGTCTGGAAGAGATCAATAAGGGAACTATTATTGTTGACGGTCTTGATGTGCATGACAAAGAAAATGATATCAATACCATCCGTCAGGAACTGGGGATGGTGTTTCAGTCATTTAATTTGTTTCCGCATAAGACAGTCCTTGAGAATTTGACTATGGCTCCTATCAAGCTCAAAGGGCTTGATAAAGAGGAAGCCAAAGCGGTGGCGGTTGATCTGCTTAAGAAAGTAGGGATCAGGGAGAAGGCTAATGTCTATCCTTCAAAGCTTTCCGGTGGTCAGCAGCAGAGGGTTGCCATTGCACGCGCTTTGGCGATGAATCCTAAGATAATGCTTTTTGACGAACCGACTTCCGCTCTTGATCCTGAAATGATCGGTGAAGTTCTTGATGTTATGAAGAATCTTGCCCGTGAAGGGATGACTATGGTGGTTGTAACGCATGAAATGGGTTTTGCCAGAGAAGTAGCTGACAGGATCATTTTTATGGAAGACGGTCGTATCATTGCCTCCGAGGCTCCAGAAGAGTTTTTCAGCTGTACAGATCATCCTCGTTTAAAGCAGTTTTTGGATCAGATTCTGTAATGCGGTTGAGTTTACTCAATAAAATACTCGTAATCGACCGGGCCTTTTTCAGGTCCGGTTTTTTTGTGTAAAAAAAGCGCAGATGCTGTTTGCAATATTGAAATATTTTATTATATATACAGGTATTATTTATTTTAATACTAAGTTGAACGGGGTTATTAATGGCCGGCAAGCGGATTCTTGTTGTTGATGATGAACGTATTGTAAATCTTGATATTCAGGCAACCCTGAAACGTTTGGGATATATAATTGTCGGAGATGCGGTCTCCGGTGATGAAGCTATTGAGAAGGCAGCTAAATTCAAGCCTGATCTGGTTCTGATGGACATTAAACTCCGTGGTGAGATGGACGGGGTTGAAGCTGCCAATTTTATTATTAAAAGTTATGATGTTCCCGTTGTATTTCTTACCGCTTATTCTGACGATCAGACTCTGAACAGAGCAAAACTGTCCGGACCTTTCGGGTATCTTTTGAAACCTTTTGAGGAGCGCGATTTGCGCTCTGCTATTGAAATCGCTCTGTATAAACATGGGATGGAGCAGGAATTCCGGCAGGCTGTTTATGACGCTGAGGCTGCCAATGAAGCAAAAAGCTCGTTTCTGGCAACCATAAGTCATGAGCTGAGAACCCCTATGAACGGAATTCTGGGGCTTAGTGAAATTCTTCTGGGAACCGGCCTTGATAATGAGCAGCTTGAATATGTGGAGCTGATTAAAGGCTCTGCTACTTCTCTACTGCGCGTGCTGAATGATATGCTTGATTATTCAAAGATTGAGCGTCGTATTCTAGAACTGCGGGAAGGAACATTTGATGTACGCCAGACTCTGGGGATGATCATGAGCACTCATCATGAGGTGGCTGCTAAAAAAGGCCTTCAGATGGAGTGTTTTGTGCATCCTGATGTTGCAGGGGAATTGCAGGGGGATTCCGGCAGATTGACTCAGATACTTAATAATCTGGTCAGTAACGGTATCAAATATACCGACAAAGGTGGTGTCACCATTGAGGTTATGCCTGACGATTTTGAAGCCGATCCTTATCCTGAAGGGTGTATGAGGTTGCTTTTCATCGTGAGCGATACCGGACTCGGGATTTCCAGAGATAAAGCTGACTGTATTTTTGACAGTTTTACCCAGCTTGAAGATTATATGACCAGAAAGCATGGGGGAATAGGTTTGGGGCTGACCATTTCCTATAACCTTGTGAACATGCTGCAAGGATCAATGTGGCTGGAAACCGCTCCAAGTAACGGCAGCAGCTTCTTTTTCACGGCTGTTTTTAAAAGAACACGCAGCATTGCAAGCAGTGATGCACCCAGTGATAATGTTTATGAATCAGCGGCATTTAACAGCCTTAAACGCATTTTGCTGGCTGATGATAATATTATTACCCGCCGGGTGGTTTCAGCTTTTCTGGAAAATGCTAATTGCGAACTGGAGATTGTTGAAAATGGTCGGGACGCAATTAATGTATTGCAGGAGAAAGATTTTGATCTGGTCATAATGGATGTTCAAATGCCGGTGATGGATGGACTGGAAGCAACTAGAGTGATTCGTTCCGGTCAAGTTGCCAATATTGATCAGAATACACCCATTTTGGCGTTGACAGCTCATGCTATGAAAGGAGACAGGGAGCGATGCCTTGAGGTTGGAATGAACGGTTATCTGTCTAAACCTTTTAGATCCTCCAGTCTTATCGAAGCAATGCGTTCTGTCTTAAAAGGAGCGGGCAGCGGCCAGTCTGCAATTTCAATATCATCTGATTTAGACGAAACTTCTTATCTTGATCTCAAGGGTACAATTGCAAGGCTTGACGGAAATGATGGCTTGGTTCGAGAAATTTACAGCCATTTTTTAAAGCTGGTCCCTAAGCATATTTCAGCCATAGAGAAATTGGTGGATAAGTGTGATGTTGACGCTTTAAGCCATGAAATCTTGATTCTTCGCGGTCTGGCCCTTGATGTGGGAGCGCACAAGATTTGTAGTTTGACCGATGAAATCGAAAGGCATTTAAAACAGGGAAGTCTAGCAACCGTTGAAGGTCTGGTCGCACGTATGAGAAGCGAAGCAGACAATACTCTGGCGGTGATGTCAGATTACATTTTCAAGTCATCTGATTTTAATTGTGTTTGAGCTGTTTATCTGGGAAAATAAGTTCTGTTTTTTCAAATTTACTAATACGCTCGAAGGACCGGTTAATGACTCCTCCTGATAAAGAGATTATTAAATCTCCTGCCATCTACACTTTCTTTCTGATTTTGTTGCTTATCTCGGCTATCGCGCTGGGGTATTCGGTTGCTAAGCCGTTTATAAATACAATTGTCATTTCAGTTGTTTTGAGCGGAATATTTTATCCTTTAACCAGTCGTATCAGCCGGCGCATAGGAAACAGGAATGGTCTGGCTGCATTTCTTACTGTCTGCATAATTGTATTTGCTATTATCATTCCTGCCATAATTTTCTTTTTCGGTCTGATAGGTCAAGGGGTGTCTTCGGTTTCTGCCATCAATGAATGGCTCAGAACAACTGATTTTTCGACTCTTTTTAATTCAGATCAATACAGCAGCTATATACAGTGGGTTGAAGAGCATTTTCCATTTTTAGAAATCAGTTCTATGGATATTCAGTCAAAAGTGCTTGAGATTTCCAGAACTTTCGGCCAGATGATGTTAACTTCCGGAACTTGGCTTGCCGGGAATATGGCGAGTCTGGTTGCCCATTTTCTGATAATGTTCTTTCTTGTTTTTTCATTTCTGCGTGATGGAAAACAATTTCTTGCCCGTATAAGATATCTTTCTCCTCTCAAAGTTGAGCAGGAAGATTTTATTCTATCCAGTTTACGCAAGGTTTCAAAATCTGTCCTTTTCGGAAGTCTTTTTGTTGCTTTTCTGCAAGGAGTTGTCGGAGGAATCGGGCTGGCGATCGTAGGCGTTCCTGCTCTTTTCTGGGGTACGATGATGAGTTTTACTTCTCTTATCCCCGTTCTGGGGACAGGTCTTATCTGGGTTCCGGCAACGGTTTATCTGTTGATCATCGGTAAAACTAAAATGGCGATATTTCTGCTGCTTTGGTGTGGTGTCTTAGTTACCGGAATCGATACAGTTATCAGACCCATTATTGTCAGAGAGGCTTCTCGTGTCTCGACGATCTATGTCTTTTTAGCCATACTTGGCGGTATCAGTGCTTTCGGGCCATTAGGTATTCTTTACGGCCCGCTGACTCTTACTTTTCTACTGGTTATGCTTCATATCTATGGTCTTGAATTTCAGGATGTGCTTAAAAATAAAAAGTGATTTTAAAAGTATATTTAATTGGAAAACGCAAAATCCCCCGTGTAACTATTTTAGATACACGGGGGATTTTGCGTTTTCCGGCTCTCTTAAATAAAACGGTTATTCAAAAAAAGGTTGCCCCGCGGTATCAAAAATATTCGGCTTTGAGTTTATATTGACTTCTTTCATATCAAGCAGACCGGATTTTATAACGTCGCGAACTTTAATGAAAGTTTCAACTTTTTCGGGTGATTTACCGAGCATAATGTATCCGTCACCACCTCTTGTCAGGTAGGAGTTTGTAGCTATTGAATATTTTTGATCTGGTTTTATTTTACGAAACTTACCGGATTCATCTTTGATTTTTATATTTGAAATTCTGCTTCCAGGAACCTTGATCTTAACCGGCTTGCCGATTGAGTTGATTTCAAGGGACTGCGGTGTTTTTTTAAGGTCCAGAGTATAGTGCAGTCCTGAAGTTTGTAAAAAAGCTCCAGAGGGTTCCGGGAGTTTATGCACTGAGCGTTCAAGAATCTGTTTAATGGTTTTGCCAGTCACCTTCAGCACGGTGACGGTATTGCCAAAGGGAAACATTGCGTTAATATCTTCTCCATTTACAGGGCCGGCTGGAATTATGTTGTCTCCGCGAATTCCACCGCTATTTTGAAAAGCTATATCTGTTTTGAATTTGTCTCGTATTATAGAACTTACCAGCTGACCTATGGGGGCTGTGCGGGTGCGGATGAATCCTACCTTGGTATCCAGTGCAATTTTTGAAGTTGCGACAATTTGGTGTGAATTTTTACCCTCAAGTTGTGAGTTGATATAATCTAGAATTTCTTTTTTCGGTTTTGTCTGGTCGGTGATGGGGATCATAGTCCATTCATGTTCACCGATAGCATCGTTTGCCATTTTAATTTTAAGAATGCCTACATACCGTCCATGATCTCCGCACTGGACCATAAGCCCGGGGGTGGGGGCATCCCGTGCAATAATTTCCTGTCCGGGAAAGATGTCTTTGTGGCTTTGCCCGCCGCAGATGATGTCAATTTCAGGAACTGCTTCCAGTATCTTTTTCTGATCTTTTAAAGTCAGATGGCTTAGCAATATAATTAAATCTGCATTATCTTCCCGTTTAAGTTTAAGGGCTGTAGTTCTGGCTGATTTTATGATGTCGGGATTAATCGATATACCGGAACCGGGATTTGAGATCATTGTTAAGTCGGGCAGCATCATTCCCATAAACCCGACTTTAAGGAAATTTTTTTCAATAATGATGGATTTCTGAATATATTTTTGTAGACGGTTGTTTTGAGCAATATTAATATTGCTCAAAACGGTGGGGAATTTTTTGTTATTCAAACATTTTACGAGAAAATTTGACCCCCGGTCGAATTCATGATTTCCCAGTGTGGAGACGTCAAAACCCATCATATTCATTGTGCCGAAAACAACTTTACCTTGCTGGTTGGTCAAGGATTCGCCCATGAGGTCATCACCGGTGGCAACAGTGAAAGTAATATCCGGATATTTTTTTCTATATGATTCAAATATTGAGTGAATTCTTGCAAATCCTCCGAAAGTCCGTACCATCGCAGGATTGTTCCGGTCACCTTCCTCTTTGGCAGGGAGCAGCTGACCATTTAATCCAGATGTTGTCAGAAAGACAAGATCCCATCTGGCGGCAAATCCTGAGGAAGGAGTTAGTAAGATAGTAAAGATTGCTGTTATTATGATGTAGTACCGCATAAATGTTCTCTACTTTATTTGTATGAGGTTGGTGTAAAACTGAAAGTATATATCAAGTAGACACTAGTATTTTGTATATATATAGTTTTGTATGTCACTTTTAGAATTTTTTCCACCCCTGTGTGGATAATATATCATACTTGAGGTTTATTTTATATGAAATTGATCGTGAGAAGCGTAAAGTTACTGTTGTTTTTGATTGTATTAATGGTGGCGTTTATAGTATCAGGTTGTGCAACAAGAACTTCCACCAGAATTCCGGCAACTCCAGTCAAAGACTTTGTAAAGATCGACAGTTCTCAGGTTAAGGGGTTGATAAATAGAGTTTACGCACAAAGCGGTTCTGATTTTTCCTGGATGGATTTGCAAAAGGGTGTGGAGTATAATTTAAAATATCTATCCCGCAAATCCGGAAACAAAGTTGCAGCCAGATATGGCAAAACGGAAATTACCTGGGAGATGTTGCGTCGAACCAATGAAGAATTTTTAGATATTCTTCCTCGCCTTGAAACTTCCCCTGAGCTTCTGGAAGAAAATTTTGTCTGGTTTGAACTTTCTCCGCGTACTCTTTTGACTGGTTATTATGAACCGTATCTTGAGGCATCACTTACGCCGGACCCGGCTTATCCATACCCGCTTTACAGCGTGCCTTCCGATCTGAAAAAATTGGATCTCGGAAAGTTTCACCATCGCTGGAAGGGGCAGCAGCTATTGTATCGCGTTGAGAATGAGAAGGTTATGCCCTATCATGATCGTGAAGCAATTGATTTCAATGGCGCATTAGAAGGACAGGGGCTTGAAGTTGCCTGGGTCAAGGATCTTGTTGACGTTTTTATTTTACAGATTCAAGGCTCGGGGCGGCTGATTCTTCCTGACGGAACAGTCAAGCATGTTCTCTATGCAGGTAAAAACGGATTGAAGTATGTCTCGCTTGGAAAAGTTCTGATTCAGCGTGGCCTGCTCTCCAAAGAAGGCATGAGTATGCAGAAGATCAGGTCTTTCCTCAAAGAGAATCCACAATATGTTGAAGACCTGCTGAAAACTAATCCGAGTTATGTATTTTTCAGAATTGATGATGAAGGACCATTCGGTTCTATGAATGCTCCGCTTACGCCTATGATAAGCGTAGCGACTGACAGTAAAGTACTGCCTCTCGGCACGCTTGCTCTGCTGACAACGCGACTCCCTGAACAGGGGGAGAAGGGCAAAACTCCGTTCGCCGGAATTGTAATGGCTCAGGATAGGGGCGGGGCCATCAAGGGAACACGGGTGGATCTGTTTTGCGGTTCCGGAAGCGATGCGGAATTTCTCGCCGGGCATCTTACTTCGTGGTCACATATTTATGTTCCCGTCAGTCGCAAGTATTTTGAGGAAAAAGAAGAGCAGTAAAAGAAATGAAAGTCTGTATTACCCATATTTTTCATAATTGCTTTGTGCTGGACGCAGGGACTTCAAGTTATGTTTTTGATATTCCGGCAAAAAGGTTCAGAACCGGACGGGCGTTTGAAGCCTTACAGAAAACTATAGCAGATCAAGATGTGACGGTTTTTTTTACCCACAGTCATTTAGATCATTTTGCGCCTGATTATGTAGAAGTATGTAGTACGGCAAAATCTCTTAAAGCAGTCATATCAGATGATATAGAAGAGATGTATCCAGAGCTTTCATTTCGCAATGCACTCATAGTAGAGCCTGACGAAAAGTATTCTTATGGTGATGTAGAAATAGAGACACTTATGTCCAATGATTTAGGTGTGGCCTTTATTTTTAAAACTAGAGAAGGTCTTAAAGTATATAATGGCGGAGACCTTGCCTGCTGGGACTGGGAAACGGCATCTCCTGCCGAGCGGAATTTTACCCGTATTTTTTTTGAAGAGGCAGTAAACAGGATCGCCGACCGGCAGGTTCAAATTGCTTTTTCAAATGTTGATAGACGGTTGCAGAATCTTGCAGGCGGCCCGCAATTTATTGATAAAGTACAGCCGCAGGTCTTTGTACCTACTCACGCATTTGGCAGAACACAGTGGCTCGAAGGTATTCATGAAAAGCTCGGTTTAGATAAAGAAAGGTGTTTTATTTATCGAAGGCCGGGAGATTCAATGTGTTTCGAGGTGGATATATCCAGGAAAGGCCAATAAGGATCAAAAAACTGTTGATTACATAAAAGCCCGGTTACTCTAAGTAACCGGGCTTTTTTTCTCACGATCAGCAGTGCTTATGCTTGCAGCATTCGTTTCAAACCAAAAGTTTCGGGATTCCTGTGTTAGTCCTTTGGCAAGCAGTTTTCCTGCTAGTTTCAAGGATAATGACAGTGGAACCTTTTTCAAATGGTTTGAGCTGCCGGATGCACAGCCTGTTTTCTACTCAGGATAACTTGAAACACCGCCATGAGCAGCAGACCACTCAACGGGGTTGTTCAGGAACTTCTCAACTTCGTCAATAGTCTTGGCATCGAAGTAGCTTTCCTTTTTGCAAACTTCCAGAATATCCCACCATGTTGCAAGAGAGAGCATTTCCAGTCCTGCTTCGGCAAGGGTTTCTTTAGTATTGGGGAAAATTCCGTAGTGGAACAGCACGAATGTGTGGGTGCACTCTGCTCCGGCACGGCGCAGAGCCTGTGCAAAGTTGATTTTACTGCGTCCGTCTGTGGTTAAGTCTTCAACCAGCAGAACCTTGGAACCTTCAGCGAAATCACC harbors:
- a CDS encoding basic amino acid ABC transporter substrate-binding protein; translated protein: MLKKIVVVLMLSLFVALPAFAGSKAPVITIASDCTWPPMEFVNKDKQVVGFSVDLMKACAKAAGYEVKIKNVAWDGIFAGLAGGRYDAICSSVTINEKRKKIMDFSVPYFEVQQSVVTNKDSDAKTLSDLKGRNVGAQIGTTGYFAIKGAEGVTPKSYDEIGLAIEDLYNGRLAAVVCDDPIAADFALQQEDYSKRLKIAFVVKSDKAEYLGVAVKKGNTEIINLINKGLAAVRADGTYDKIKAKWFGSN
- a CDS encoding amino acid ABC transporter permease; translation: MTDKQIKIEVTDGASIPDSEDRGIFNAWWVSFIGAVGTIAYLVITKPEPYREILMFVPDGILVTFEVTICSILGALVIGLFAGLGRISSNSLINLIASTYIEIVRGIPLLVQLFYIYYAMGRVFQVPDMLSAIIAMSVCYGAYMGEVFRAGIESIDPGQTEAARSLGFNKNETMFLVILPQAWRTILPPVGNEFIALLKDSSLVSILAVADILRRGREFAAESFQYFETYTMIALLYLLITLILSKGVSHMEERLNHYDR
- a CDS encoding amino acid ABC transporter ATP-binding protein; protein product: MTASPIIEIKNVYKFFGDLAALSDVSLDIKPGEKVVIIGPSGSGKSTLLRSINRLEEINKGTIIVDGLDVHDKENDINTIRQELGMVFQSFNLFPHKTVLENLTMAPIKLKGLDKEEAKAVAVDLLKKVGIREKANVYPSKLSGGQQQRVAIARALAMNPKIMLFDEPTSALDPEMIGEVLDVMKNLAREGMTMVVVTHEMGFAREVADRIIFMEDGRIIASEAPEEFFSCTDHPRLKQFLDQIL
- a CDS encoding response regulator is translated as MAGKRILVVDDERIVNLDIQATLKRLGYIIVGDAVSGDEAIEKAAKFKPDLVLMDIKLRGEMDGVEAANFIIKSYDVPVVFLTAYSDDQTLNRAKLSGPFGYLLKPFEERDLRSAIEIALYKHGMEQEFRQAVYDAEAANEAKSSFLATISHELRTPMNGILGLSEILLGTGLDNEQLEYVELIKGSATSLLRVLNDMLDYSKIERRILELREGTFDVRQTLGMIMSTHHEVAAKKGLQMECFVHPDVAGELQGDSGRLTQILNNLVSNGIKYTDKGGVTIEVMPDDFEADPYPEGCMRLLFIVSDTGLGISRDKADCIFDSFTQLEDYMTRKHGGIGLGLTISYNLVNMLQGSMWLETAPSNGSSFFFTAVFKRTRSIASSDAPSDNVYESAAFNSLKRILLADDNIITRRVVSAFLENANCELEIVENGRDAINVLQEKDFDLVIMDVQMPVMDGLEATRVIRSGQVANIDQNTPILALTAHAMKGDRERCLEVGMNGYLSKPFRSSSLIEAMRSVLKGAGSGQSAISISSDLDETSYLDLKGTIARLDGNDGLVREIYSHFLKLVPKHISAIEKLVDKCDVDALSHEILILRGLALDVGAHKICSLTDEIERHLKQGSLATVEGLVARMRSEADNTLAVMSDYIFKSSDFNCV
- a CDS encoding AI-2E family transporter, with product MTPPDKEIIKSPAIYTFFLILLLISAIALGYSVAKPFINTIVISVVLSGIFYPLTSRISRRIGNRNGLAAFLTVCIIVFAIIIPAIIFFFGLIGQGVSSVSAINEWLRTTDFSTLFNSDQYSSYIQWVEEHFPFLEISSMDIQSKVLEISRTFGQMMLTSGTWLAGNMASLVAHFLIMFFLVFSFLRDGKQFLARIRYLSPLKVEQEDFILSSLRKVSKSVLFGSLFVAFLQGVVGGIGLAIVGVPALFWGTMMSFTSLIPVLGTGLIWVPATVYLLIIGKTKMAIFLLLWCGVLVTGIDTVIRPIIVREASRVSTIYVFLAILGGISAFGPLGILYGPLTLTFLLVMLHIYGLEFQDVLKNKK
- a CDS encoding bifunctional metallophosphatase/5'-nucleotidase, which translates into the protein MRYYIIITAIFTILLTPSSGFAARWDLVFLTTSGLNGQLLPAKEEGDRNNPAMVRTFGGFARIHSIFESYRKKYPDITFTVATGDDLMGESLTNQQGKVVFGTMNMMGFDVSTLGNHEFDRGSNFLVKCLNNKKFPTVLSNINIAQNNRLQKYIQKSIIIEKNFLKVGFMGMMLPDLTMISNPGSGISINPDIIKSARTTALKLKREDNADLIILLSHLTLKDQKKILEAVPEIDIICGGQSHKDIFPGQEIIARDAPTPGLMVQCGDHGRYVGILKIKMANDAIGEHEWTMIPITDQTKPKKEILDYINSQLEGKNSHQIVATSKIALDTKVGFIRTRTAPIGQLVSSIIRDKFKTDIAFQNSGGIRGDNIIPAGPVNGEDINAMFPFGNTVTVLKVTGKTIKQILERSVHKLPEPSGAFLQTSGLHYTLDLKKTPQSLEINSIGKPVKIKVPGSRISNIKIKDESGKFRKIKPDQKYSIATNSYLTRGGDGYIMLGKSPEKVETFIKVRDVIKSGLLDMKEVNINSKPNIFDTAGQPFFE
- the mltA gene encoding murein transglycosylase A, with protein sequence MVAFIVSGCATRTSTRIPATPVKDFVKIDSSQVKGLINRVYAQSGSDFSWMDLQKGVEYNLKYLSRKSGNKVAARYGKTEITWEMLRRTNEEFLDILPRLETSPELLEENFVWFELSPRTLLTGYYEPYLEASLTPDPAYPYPLYSVPSDLKKLDLGKFHHRWKGQQLLYRVENEKVMPYHDREAIDFNGALEGQGLEVAWVKDLVDVFILQIQGSGRLILPDGTVKHVLYAGKNGLKYVSLGKVLIQRGLLSKEGMSMQKIRSFLKENPQYVEDLLKTNPSYVFFRIDDEGPFGSMNAPLTPMISVATDSKVLPLGTLALLTTRLPEQGEKGKTPFAGIVMAQDRGGAIKGTRVDLFCGSGSDAEFLAGHLTSWSHIYVPVSRKYFEEKEEQ
- a CDS encoding MBL fold metallo-hydrolase, yielding MKVCITHIFHNCFVLDAGTSSYVFDIPAKRFRTGRAFEALQKTIADQDVTVFFTHSHLDHFAPDYVEVCSTAKSLKAVISDDIEEMYPELSFRNALIVEPDEKYSYGDVEIETLMSNDLGVAFIFKTREGLKVYNGGDLACWDWETASPAERNFTRIFFEEAVNRIADRQVQIAFSNVDRRLQNLAGGPQFIDKVQPQVFVPTHAFGRTQWLEGIHEKLGLDKERCFIYRRPGDSMCFEVDISRKGQ